Within Sorangiineae bacterium MSr11367, the genomic segment GAACGCGCGATGCCTGCCGCAGCCAGCGCCATTGCGGACCCCACTCGATCTGGAGGGCACGGAGCACGTCGAGGTAGCCGAGCGACGCAGGCTCCTCGGCCGGCGGGCGCAGGGATGCGCGTTGCGCAGCCGGCGCAAGGGGGGCCACGTCGAGGGTCGCGGTGACGTGCGTGGTCCACGCGTCGTCCTGGCGCGTGCAGAGCCGGACGGAGAAGCCGCTCGCCCCACGCGCGAGCTGCAGATGCAAAGTGACGCACTCGGTGGCGCGCTCGAACGAGATGGGCCGCAGAAATTCGACCTGGCGCAGCTCGAGAGGCTGATCCGGCCAATGGGACTCGGCCACGGCGAGGAGAATGGCCACGTAAAAGGCGCCCGGCACCACGATGCGTCCGTAGACGAGGTGGTCCCGTAGATAGGGTTGGACCGACGGTCCAATGTCGATGGTGTGCAGCACGGAGCCGTCCGGCAGATCGAACCGCCGCCCTGCGAGCGCATAGCGTCCCGCCGGCGAGCCCAGGGACGAAGCCTGGCGCTGGCCCGAATCGACCCAATAGCGTTCACCTTGGAACGGATACGTTGGCAAGGTCCGGCGCGAGGGCCTGTGCGGCGCGAAGAACGCCTCCCAGTCGACATGGTGCCCGCGCGCGTGGATGGCCCCGAGCGCCGAGACGATGGCATCGACGCCGCGGTCCTTCTGCATCGTAGGAACGAAGGTGAGGCCGTCGATCTCATCGAGGCACGCCTGGGCGAGCGGTGTGAGCACACCATGGGGGCCGAGCTCGAGAAAGGTCGTCGCGCCCTCGGAGTGGAGCGTGCGGACTCCGTCGAGAAAGCGGACGGCCTGCCGCACATGGCGCACCCAGTACTCCGCGGAGGCGATGTCGCGCGCCTCCGCGCGGGCCCCGGTCGCATTGGACACGATGGGGATGCGGGGCGCGTGGTAGACGAGTTTCTCCGCGACCCGCCGGAAATCGTCGAGCATGGGCTCGACCAGTGGCGAGTGGAACGCGTGGCTGACCCGGAGCCGTGTGGTCTTGCGCCCGAGGGCCTGGAAGTGCTCGGCGACGGTCACGACCGCGGCTTCCTCGCCGGCGACCACCGTGGAGTTGGGCGCATTGATGCCCGCCACGTCGACGCGCCCGCGGAGCCGCGGCCGCACGTCGTCTTCCGTGGCTTGGATGGCCATCATGGCCCCGCCGGCCGGCAACGCTTGCAGGAGCCGAGCGCGCGCGGCCACGAGGGTGCAGACATCTTCGAGCGAGAAGACGCCCGCCACGTGCGCCGCGACGATTTCGCCGATGGAGTGCCCGAGGAGAACATCCGGGCGAAGCCCCCACGACTCGAGCAGCCGAAAGAGCGCCACCTCCAGCGCAAAGAGCGCGGGCTGCGTGAAGCCCGTCGCGTGAATGCGCTCCTCGTCGAAGAAGAGCACATCGCGCAGGGGTCGCTCCAAGTGTGGATCGAGCTGCGCGCAGACGGCATCGAGCGCATCCCGAAACACGGGAAACGCGTCGTACGAAGCCCGCCCCATCCCCGCCCACTGGCTCCCTTGCCCCGTGAAGAGCAGGGCCAGCTTCTTCGAGCCATGCCCATGATGCGGCGCCAAGTTCGCCAACGCCTCGCGCACCTGCTCGCGATCGCGCGCCACGAACGCCGCCCGCCACTCGAAATGCGATCGCGTGGTCGCCAGCGAATACGCCACATCGACCAGCCTCGCCTCGGGATGCGCATCGAGGTACGCCCCCAACCGAGCCCCCTGCTCCAAAAGCGCCCCCTCCGTCTTCGCAGATAGCGAGAACGCCATAACGGCACCCTCCCCCCCCGGGGGAGGGCTGGGGTGGGGGAGCGCAGGCGCCTCCTCGACAATGACATGCACATTCGTCCCACTGAGCCCAAAGGCCGAAACCCCAGCCCGCCGCAACCTATCCCCCCCGCCCCAAGGCACCACCGTATCCACGACCCGCACGGGCAACGCGTCCCAATCGATATGCCGATTGCGCGGGTTCGTGTGCAACGTCGGCGGCAGCGCGCCGTACCGCAAACAGGCAATGACCTTGGCCACGCCCGCCAGCCCTGCGGCCGATTCCAGATGCCCGATGTTCGTCTTCACGGCGCCCAAGAGGAGAGGCCGTCCCTCTTCACGTCCTTCACCGTAAACGGCGGCCAACGCCTGCACCTCGATGGGATCCCCGAGCGCCGTCCCCGTGCCATGGCACTCGACGACATCGACATCCGCTGCCCGCAGCCGCGCATCCTCCAACGCCGCCCGCAGCACCTTCTGCTGCGACGTGCCATTGGGCGCCGTGATTCCACTGCTCGCCCCATCATGATTGACCGCCGTCCCTCGAACGACGGCGAGAATCCTCCGCCCGTGTGCCCGCGCATCGTCGAGCCGTTCGAGCGCGAGCACGATCACGCCCTCGCCGCGCCCGTACCCATCCGCGCTCTCCGCGAACGTCTTCGACCGCCCATCGGGCGCGAGCGCCCGTGTTCGCGACAGCATGACGAAACCCTCGGCCGCAGCCATGACCTGGACACCGCCGGCCAGCGCGAGCTGGCATTCGCCGCGGCGCAGGGCCTGACACGCGAGGTGCAAGGCCACGAGTGACGAACTGCATGCCGTGTCCACGGAAAGCGCAGGCCCTTGCAGCCCCAACGTGAACGCCAAGCGACCCGCCGCAAACGACGGCTGGCTGCCGGTGAGCACGTAGGCCTCGGCCTCGTCGGCGGGGCCCCGCACGAAGTCGTAGTCCCCAGGACCGATGCCCACGAACACGCCGGTCTGGGAATCCTTGAGCGCGCCCGGGACCACACCGGCATCCTCGAGGGCGTGCCAACTCGCCTCGAGGAGCAGACGGTGCCTCGGGTCGACGTTCTTCGCTTCACGCGGGCTGATACCGAAGAACGCCGCATCGAACAGATCGATGCGGTCGAGAAATGCCGCCTCCCGCACGTACGATTTGTCCTTGGCGTCGGGATCCGGATCATACACCTCGTCGGCGTTCCATCGGTCTTCGGGCACGGGGCGGATGGCGTCGCCGCCGCTGGCCAGGAGGTTCCAGAAGCTCTCGAGGTCGACGACCCCACCCGGCACGCGTAGACCCATCCCGATGATGGCGAGCGGCTCGCTCGATGCGGCCTGGTAGGTGGCCAGGCGGTCGCGCAGGCGTTCCACCTCACGAAGAGATCGAACCAGGGCTTCGCGGAGCTTCGTTTGCGACGGGCTTTCTTGTCCCATGATCAGCTCACCTCCAGAAAGGTGCTTGCAACGGCGAGAAGGGCTTCGTCTTCGAGCGCATCCAGATCGGGGCGAAGGGGGTCGTCTTTGGTGTCGCGCGTGCGCTCGAGCGTGCCGCTTTCGCGGGGGGCATCCTCGCCCAAGGCATCGCGCAGAAGTGAAAGCACGAAGCTCGCCACCCTGTGGGGCGACGGATGATCGAACGCGAGTGTCGCGGGGAGCGTCACGCCGGCCTTTCGCTGCAAGCTTCGTCGGAGCTCGACGGCCATCAGCGAGTCGAGACCGAGGTCGACGAACCCCGTGTGCGCATCCAGTCGCGAGGCATCGGGATGGCCGAGCACCGCGGACGTTTCCGTCCGCACCAGCGCGATGAGATGCTCCATTCGCTCCACGTCGGAGAGGGCGCGAAGCTCTGCGACGAATGCATCGCCTCCGCTCTCCACCGACGCGCGTGCGAGCTCCTCCAGCACGCGCACCGCATCCGGCAGCGCCTCGAGGAGCGGACGACGCCGCCCCGATGCGAACGACGGTACGAAGCGCGTCCAATCCACATGCGCGACCGTGAGCGTGGCCTCGCCATCGTCGACGGCTTGCCGCAAGGCTGCGAGGGCTCGCGCGGCCGCCATGGGCAACAGACCGAGGCGGTGCAGGAAGCTTCGAACCTCCGAGCTCGAGCCCATTCCTCCCTCGGCCCACGATCCCCACGAGATGGCCGTGGCCACGAGCCCGCGTGCCCGCCGATTTTCGGCGAGCGCATCGAGGTACGCGTTGCCGGCGGCGTAGCCCGATTGCTGTGCGCTGCCCCAGACGCCCGCGATGGACGAGAAGAGGACGAAGGCATCGAGCGGCCGATCGCCGAGGAGCCGGTCGAGGTGGAAGGCACCGGCCACCTTGGCGGCCACCACGTCGTGCAGCTCGTCGAGCGTCGTCTGCTCGAGGGCCTTCTGCTGCGTCACACCCGCGGTGTGCACGACGGCACGCAGATCACCGTGCCGCTCGAGAAGCGCCGCGAGGGCCTCCGGGTCGGAGCTGTCGCACGCCTCCAGCGAGACGCGCGCACCC encodes:
- a CDS encoding SDR family NAD(P)-dependent oxidoreductase, coding for MGQESPSQTKLREALVRSLREVERLRDRLATYQAASSEPLAIIGMGLRVPGGVVDLESFWNLLASGGDAIRPVPEDRWNADEVYDPDPDAKDKSYVREAAFLDRIDLFDAAFFGISPREAKNVDPRHRLLLEASWHALEDAGVVPGALKDSQTGVFVGIGPGDYDFVRGPADEAEAYVLTGSQPSFAAGRLAFTLGLQGPALSVDTACSSSLVALHLACQALRRGECQLALAGGVQVMAAAEGFVMLSRTRALAPDGRSKTFAESADGYGRGEGVIVLALERLDDARAHGRRILAVVRGTAVNHDGASSGITAPNGTSQQKVLRAALEDARLRAADVDVVECHGTGTALGDPIEVQALAAVYGEGREEGRPLLLGAVKTNIGHLESAAGLAGVAKVIACLRYGALPPTLHTNPRNRHIDWDALPVRVVDTVVPWGGGDRLRRAGVSAFGLSGTNVHVIVEEAPALPHPSPPPGGEGAVMAFSLSAKTEGALLEQGARLGAYLDAHPEARLVDVAYSLATTRSHFEWRAAFVARDREQVREALANLAPHHGHGSKKLALLFTGQGSQWAGMGRASYDAFPVFRDALDAVCAQLDPHLERPLRDVLFFDEERIHATGFTQPALFALEVALFRLLESWGLRPDVLLGHSIGEIVAAHVAGVFSLEDVCTLVAARARLLQALPAGGAMMAIQATEDDVRPRLRGRVDVAGINAPNSTVVAGEEAAVVTVAEHFQALGRKTTRLRVSHAFHSPLVEPMLDDFRRVAEKLVYHAPRIPIVSNATGARAEARDIASAEYWVRHVRQAVRFLDGVRTLHSEGATTFLELGPHGVLTPLAQACLDEIDGLTFVPTMQKDRGVDAIVSALGAIHARGHHVDWEAFFAPHRPSRRTLPTYPFQGERYWVDSGQRQASSLGSPAGRYALAGRRFDLPDGSVLHTIDIGPSVQPYLRDHLVYGRIVVPGAFYVAILLAVAESHWPDQPLELRQVEFLRPISFERATECVTLHLQLARGASGFSVRLCTRQDDAWTTHVTATLDVAPLAPAAQRASLRPPAEEPASLGYLDVLRALQIEWGPQWRWLRQASRVRERVAVGRLAAPEGVGGDDAPIPGGLIDNVFGLEIWSAGLPATGEVPRLPFAIERVVWYGRHVVPTWAEHALVTETTEGAADADVTHADMAFWDSDGVPVAHIEGFSTRRAPAAQFFAAQASSNLYALVWREIPAPASPAHATWAIVDDDPLGLVGAATGARAYLDVNELGRAVAQGMPLPDVVAIAFGSGEADTPDVPERAHRATHRLLATLQAWFADEVFAPCRLVVLTRGAVAARTEDTVDLVQAPLWGLARSAQLEHPGRPLTLLDVDALDAKAARAAVSLAEPQLALRQGTLRVPRLIRAAASSASGARSLDPNGTVLVTGATGGLGAELARHLVIRHGVRHLLLLSRRGPEAPLANDLVAELQAAGARVTLRACDVGRADELAQCLEHVAPEHPLTAVVHAAGILDDKLLASLSQESLDAVLAPKLDAAWHLHRLTGHLDLRAFVLFSSFAGVLGGPGQANYAAANAALDGLAVQRNALGLPGCSLAWGPWDGTGMAARLPEADRARLRRQGLVPFSAEEALALFDAAVARPEPLLVPVCLDAAALAARGDSLPPMLRDLARASVRRVEAPARQGEELARRLGMLEPAERLRAVLDVVRQHVGAVLDADPHALEPSRPLQELGLDSLMAVELRNRLASATGLRLPATLLFDHPSPAALTHLLLEQLLPDASKENGPSMLAMGVELDRVESTLTELHANEAMRETLTHRLRALLSRWAGGPNAAAEVTFTKKIDAAGVDELLHILDQKFGDNAHVSS